A DNA window from Camelina sativa cultivar DH55 chromosome 17, Cs, whole genome shotgun sequence contains the following coding sequences:
- the LOC104756482 gene encoding wall-associated receptor kinase 1-like isoform X1: MKLQEGLFLVVIFCLSYTLLVKGQTQHQPRKDCQTKCGNVKIEYPFGISSGCYYPGNESFSITCKEDRPHVLRGLEVKNFYHRGQIQVLLNVSSSCSNAQGNETLGYSDFTLDDLSLSANNKFTVVGCNVLGIVSSSEMEDYSTGCMSVCNVPPPKNGKCDGVGCCRTNVSFPLDSYTFGFFSGRIPNMTSVDKFNPCTYAFLVEDDEFIFSSLEDLKNLRNETQFPVSLDWSIGNKTCEQAGSTRICGGNSTCSDSTTRGGYICTCNQGFDGNPYILDGCRDINECTTSNSNHKHNCSDPNTCRNRDGGFDCKCRSGYRLDTTTMSCKRKNFGWAMILLVTTIVFLVILLGVSFIQHKLRRRKDTELRQQFFEKNGGGMLIQRLSGAGPSNADVKIFTEEGMKEATNGYDESRILGQGGQGTVYKGILLDNSVVAIKKARLGDRSQVEQFINEVLVLSQINHRNVVKLLGCCLETEVPLLVYEFINSGTLFDHLHGSLFDSSLTWEHRLRIAVEVAGTLAYLHSSASIPIIHRDVKTANILLDDNLTAKVADFGASRLIPMDQEQLTTMVQGTLGYLDPEYYNTGLLNEKSDVYSFGVVLMELLSGQKALCFERLETSKHLVSYFVSAMKEDRLHEIIDGQVLNEYNEKEIQEATRIALECTRLMGEERPKMKEVAAELEALTVKTTKHKWSNQYTEENEQLIGGHILSAQGDTSSTGYDSIKNVAILDIEAGR, from the exons ATGAAGTTGCAGGAGGGTCTGTTCTTGGTGGTTATATTCTGTCTTTCATATACACTTCTGGTCAAGGGGCAAACTCAACATCAACCTCGCAAGGATTGCCAAACTAAATGTGGCAACGTCAAAATAGAGTATCCTTTTGGCATTTCTTCAGGTTGTTACTATCCAGGAAACGAAAGCTTCAGTATCACCTGCAAGGAAGATAGGCCACATGTCTTACGCGGCCTTGAAGTGAAAAACTTTTATCACCGCGGCCAGATACAAGTTCTGCTTAATGTATCCTCTTCTTGCAGCAACGCCCAAGGAAATGAAACTTTGGGCTACAGCGATTTTACACTGGATGATTTATCTCTCTCAGCCAACAATAAGTTTACTGTAGTAGGCTGTAATGTTTTAGGAATTGTGAGCTCTTCTGAAATGGAAGATTATTCAACTGGATGCATGTCAGTATGCAATGTTCCACCGccaaaaaatggaaaatgtGATGGTGTAGGTTGCTGCAGAACAAACGTTTCTTTCCCCTTGGATAGCTATACATTCGGATTTTTTTCAGGTCGCATACCAAACATGACTTCCGTGGACAAGTTTAATCCTTGCACCTACGCTTTCCTCGTCGAAGATGATGAGTTTATCTTCAGTTCTTTAGAAGATCTTAAGAATCTGCGAAATGAAACGCAGTTCCCTGTGTCACTAGATTGGTCTATTGGAAACAAGACATGTGAGCAAGCTGGAAGCACAAGAATATGCGGTGGGAACAGCACATGTTCTGATTCTACTACTAGAGGCGGGTATATCTGCACATGTAACCAAGGTTTTGATGGGAATCCATACATTTTAGACGGTTGCCGAG ACATCAATGAGTGTACGACTAGTAACAGTAACCATAAACATAATTGTTCGGATCCCAACACCTGTAGAAACAGAGATGGAGGCTTTGATTGTAAGTGTCGCTCTGGTTACCGCTTAGATACAACCACTATGAGCTGCAAGCGTAAAAATTTTGGATGGGCTATGATTCTTCTTG TGACCACTATCGTCTTCTTGGTCATCCTTCTTGGCGTTAGTTTCATACAACATAAGCTGAGGCGCCGGAAAGACACAGAGCTGCGACAACAATTCTTTGAGAAAAATGGTGGTGGAATGTTGATACAGCGACTCTCAGGAGCAGGGCCATCAAATGCTGATGTTAAAATTTTTACTGAGGAAGGCATGAAGGAAGCAACTAATGGTTATGATGAAAGCAGAATCCTGGGTCAGGGAGGCCAGGGGACAGTCTACAAAGGTATATTGCTAGATAATTCTGTAGTTGCTATAAAGAAAGCTCGGCTAGGAGACCGTAGCCAAGTTGAGCAGTTCATCAATGAAGTGCTCGTGCTTTCACAAATCAACCATAGGAACGTGGTCAAGCTCTTGGGATGTTGTCTAGAGACAGAAGTTCCCTTGCTGGTCTACGAGTTCATTAACAGTGGCACTCTTTTCGATCACTTACACGGTTCTCTGTTTGATTCTTCTCTAACATGGGAACACCGTCTGAGGATAGCTGTAGAAGTCGCTGGAACTCTTGCTTATCTTCACTCCTCTGCTTCTATTCCAATCATCCACCGAGATGTCAAGACTGCCAATATCCTCCTGGATGATAACTTGACTGCAAAAGTGGCTGACTTTGGTGCATCAAGGTTGATACCGATGGACCAAGAGCAGCTCACAACAATGGTGCAAGGAACTCTCGGCTATTTAGACCCAGAATACTACAACACAGGGCTTCTGAACGAGAAGAGCGATGTTTACAGTTTTGGGGTAGTCCTCATGGAACTTCTCTCAGGTCAAAAGGCATTGTGCTTTGAACGGCTAGAGACCTCAAAACATCTAGTGAGTTACTTTGTCTCTGCCATGAAAGAGGATAGGTTGCATGAGATTATTGACGGCCAAGTGCTAAACGAGTATAATGAAAAGGAGATCCAGGAAGCTACAAGAATTGCTCTTGAGTGTACAAGACTTATGGGAGAGGAAAGGCCAAAGAtgaaagaagtagctgcggagCTAGAGGCCTTGACAGTCAAAACAACCAAACATAAGTGGTCGAATCAGTATACTGAGGAGAATGAACAATTGATTGGTGGTCACATCTTGTCTGCACAAGGCGATACCAGTAGCACTGGCTATGACAGCATCAAGAATGTAGCAATATTAGACATTGAAGCTGGCCGCTGA
- the LOC104756486 gene encoding wall-associated receptor kinase 5, translated as MKLQEGLILVAIFYLAYTQLVMGQPQPRQDCQTRCGNVAVEYPFGISPGCYYAEDPNFELTCNETTKQLLSGSIPVINISHSGELRIMKAASYSCYNGTNLTDQDVYTTQIYSLTLSNKNRFTAVGCNTYAVMTTIKDRNYSTGCLSLCDSPPVENGQCLGEGCCFTSVPRGSNHFMITSRRFDNEASFSNFNPCFYAFLVEDGMFNFSATEDLRNLRNVKKFPVVLDWSIGNQTCAQAGNTRICGGNSTCSDSTTRSGYICTCNQGFDGNPYLSNGCQDINECTTSSSTHRHNCSATSTCENTLGSFDCKCPSGYDLNTTTMSCALHITPKEEPQYLGWTTVLLGTTISFLIILLTASFIQQKMKRRKQTELRQKFFEQNGGGMLIQRLSGAGSTNVHVQIFTEKGMKEATNGYEESRILGQGGQGTVYKGILPDNSIVAIKKARLGDSSQVEQFINEMLVLSQINHRNVVKLLGCCLETEIPLLVYEFINSGTLYDHLHGAIYDSSLTWEHRLRIAIEVAGTLSYLHSSASIPIIHRDVKTANILLDEDLTAKVADFGASRLIPMDKEQLTTMVQGTLGYLDPEYYNTGLLNEKSDVYSFGVVLMELISGEKALCFERPQTSKHLVSYFGSAIKENRLHEIVNGQVINEDNQCEIREAARIAIECTRIMGEERPKMKEVAAELEALRVKATKHKWTDQYPEENEHLLGVQTLSSQGDTSSSTGYDSIKNVPILDIEAGR; from the exons atgaagttgCAAGAGGGTCTGATCTTGGTGGCTATTTTCTACCTTGCTTATACGCAGCTGGTCATGGGGCAACCTCAACCACGCCAGGATTGCCAAACTAGATGTGGAAACGTCGCAGTTGAGTACCCTTTTGGCATTTCTCCAGGTTGTTACTATGCCGAAGATCCTAATTTTGAACTCACCTGTAACGAGACAACGAAGCAGCTCCTCAGTGGTAGTATTCCGGTCATCAACATTTCTCACAGCGGGGAGCTACGCATCATGAAGGCTGCATCCTACTCTTGCTACAACGGCACAAATTTAACTGATCAGGATGTTTATACCACTCAGATATATAGTTTAACTCTGTCCAACAAGAACAGGTTTACTGCAGTTGGCTGTAACACGTACGCGGTTATGACCACAATCAAAGATCGTAATTACTCAACTGGATGCTTGTCGTTATGCGATTCTCCCCCGGTGGAAAATGGACAGTGTTTAGGTGAAGGCTGCTGCTTCACCTCCGTCCCTCGGGGGAGCAATCATTTCATGATCACATCACGTCGCTTTGACAATGAGGCATCTTTTAGTAACTTTAATCCTTGCttctatgcctttcttgtcGAAGATGGTATGTTTAACTTCTCTGCTACGGAAGATCTTAGGAATCTGCGGAATGTCAAGAAGTTCCCTGTGGTACTGGATTGGTCTATTGGAAACCAGACATGTGCGCAAGCTGGAAACACAAGAATATGCGGTGGGAACAGCACATGTTCTGATTCTACTACTAGAAGCGGGTATATCTGCACATGTAACCAAGGTTTTGATGGGAATCCATACCTTTCAAACGGCTGCCAAG ACATCAATGAGTGTACTACTAGTAGTTCGACTCATAGACATAACTGTTCGGCTACCAGCACCTGTGAAAACACGCTTGGAAGCTTCGATTGTAAGTGCCCATCTGGTTATGACTTAAATACCACCACTATGAGCTGCGCACTTCATATCACACCTAAAGAAGAGCCTCAGTACTTAGGATGGACTACAGTTCTTCTTG GAACAACCATCAGCTTCTTGATCATCCTGCTTACCGCTAGCTTTATTCAGCAGAAAATGAAGCGCCGGAAACAAACTGAGCTCCGACAAAAATTCTTCGAGCAAAATGGTGGAGGCATGTTAATACAGAGACTCTCAGGAGCAGGGTCAACAAATGTACATGTCCAAATTTTTACGGAGAAAGGGATGAAGGAAGCAACCAATGGCTATGAAGAGAGCAGAATACTGGGACAGGGAGGCCAAGGAACAGTCTACAAAGGGATATTGCCAGACAACTCCATAGTTGCTATAAAGAAAGCTCGACTTGGAGATAGTAGCCAAGTTGAGCAGTTCATCAACGAAATGCTCGTGCTTTCTCAAATTAATCACAGGAACGTGGTCAAACTATTAGGCTGCTGCCTAGAGACTGAAATACCCTTGTTGGTCTATGAGTTCATTAACAGTGGCACCCTTTACGATCACTTGCACGGTGCCATCTACGATTCTTCCCTAACATGGGAACACCGTCTAAGGATAGCAATAGAAGTCGCTGGAACTCTCTCATATTTACACTCCTCAGCTTCTATTCCCATAATCCACCGCGATGTCAAGACTGCTAATATTCTCTTGGATGAAGACTTAACTGCAAAAGTAGCTGACTTTGGTGCATCAAGGCTGATACCGATGGATAAAGAGCAGCTCACAACAATGGTGCAAGGCACTCTTGGGTATTTAGACCCAGAATACTACAACACAGGGCTTCTGAACGAGAAGAGCGATGTTTATAGCTTTGGGGTAGTCCTCATGGAACTAATCTCAGGTGAAAAGGCATTGTGCTTTGAACGGCCACAGACATCAAAACATCTGGTGAGTTACTTTGGTTCTGCCATAAAAGAGAACAGGTTGCATGAGATTGTTAATGGGCAAGTGATAAACGAGGACAATCAGTGTGAGATCCGGGAAGCTGCAAGAATTGCTATTGAGTGTACAAGAATTATGGGAGAGGAAAGGCCAAAGATGAAAGAAGTAGCTGCAGAGCTAGAGGCCTTGAGAGTCAAAGCAACAAAGCATAAGTGGACGGATCAGTATCCTGAGGAGAATGAACACTTGCTCGGCGTTCAAACCTTATCATCACAAGGCGatactagtagtagtactgGCTATGACAGCATTAAGAATGTACCAATATTGGACATTGAAGCTGGCCGCTGA
- the LOC104756485 gene encoding uncharacterized protein LOC104756485, giving the protein MAKSLTIDEESPYYVQPEYLELSPNSFSIEKLSEVEDNYIFWKKRFLDFLRFTNKIGFIDGTIEKPEPSSPLYEPWKRCNAMVMLWLMNSMSETLVKSVLYAETAHKAWESLRSRFVPSVDLKIYQLRRRIASLSQGGDSVAEYFGKLNKAWLELAEYDPVPECNCGGCNCESTKLAKEAREKEQRYEFLMGLNRGFDGVTTTIMFEKPPPSLYEAFGRVERAESMMKRYRR; this is encoded by the coding sequence ATGGCGAAAAGTCTCACAATCGATGAAGAGTCTCCGTATTATGTACAACCAGAGTATCTTGAACTATCACCCAATTCCTTCTCTATCGAAAAACTCAGCGAAGTAGAAGACAACTACATCTTCTGGAAAAAACGATTTCTCGATTTCCTTCGATTCACGAACAAAATCGGATTCATCGACGGCACAATCGAGAAACCAGAACCTTCCTCACCTCTCTATGAGCCATGGAAACGATGCAACGCGATGGTTATGCTTTGGCTGATGAACTCGATGAGCGAGACGCTTGTAAAGTCTGTGTTGTACGCGGAGACTGCGCATAAAGCGTGGGAAAGTCTAAGGAGCAGGTTCGTTCCGAGCGTTGATCTGAAGATTTACCAGCTTCGTCGGAGAATCGCGTCGTTGAGTCAAGGTGGTGACTCTGTGGCGGAGTATTTTGGGAAACTGAATAAAGCTTGGTTGGAGTTGGCGGAGTATGATCCTGTGCCTGAGTGTAACTGCGGTGGTTGTAATTGCGAGAGTACGAAACTAGCTAAAGAGGCGAGAGAGAAGGAGCAGCGTTACGAGTTTTTGATGGGTTTGAACAGAGGATTTGACGGTGTGACGACAACGATCATGTTCGAGAAACCTCCTCCGTCTCTTTACGAAGCTTTCGGTAGGGTTGAGCGAGCAGAATCGATGATGAAGAGGTACAGGAGATGA
- the LOC104756484 gene encoding wall-associated receptor kinase 3-like, which translates to MKLLQEGVFLVAIFFFAYTQQLVKGQHQPRKDCQTKCGNITIDYPFGISSGCYYPGDDSFNLTCDEKQNLYIGNNTEVKTFNHSSQLSVMFNRFSFCNDEQRNSTNETLIGYRLGSSFSLSATNKFYLVGCNALALLSTFGKQNYSTGCLSLCNAPPVENGECNGVGCCRTDVTVRSDSNIFQYGSDRFVNQFNASEGQFKTSVYQFNPCTYAFLVENGQFNFSSSKDLKNLRNLTSFPVSLDWSIGNKTCKQAGSTSICRENSGCIDSTRGKGYNCKCLEGFDGNPYLPNGCQDINECTTNSSTHKHNCTDPKTCRLKDGGGFYCKCPSGYDLTATMNSTMSCTRPEYLRWTQILLGTTIGFLVLLIAVSCIQHTTKHRKETKLRQQFFEQNGGGMLIHRISVAGSSNVDVKIFTEEGMKEATNGYEESRILGQGAQGTVYKGILPDKSIVAIKKARLGDSSQVEQFINEVLVLSQINHRNVVKLLGCCLETEVPLLVYEFIPSGTLFDHLHDSIFNSSLTWEHRLRIAIEVAGTLAYLHSSASIPIIHRDVKTANILLDDNLTAKVADFGASRLIPMDKEQLTTMVQGTLGYLDPEYYTTGLLNEKSDVYSFGVVLMELISGQKAMCFDRPQQSKHLVSYFASATKENRLHEVIDGKVMKEDNQREEIKKAARIAVECTRLMGEERPRMKEVAAELEALTVKTTKHKWSNEQLMSGHILSAQGDTSSRGYDSINNVARFDIEAGR; encoded by the exons ATGAAGCTGCTGCAGGAGGGTGTGTTCTTGGTTgctattttcttctttgcatATACGCAGCAGCTGGTGAAGGGGCAACATCAACCTCGCAAGGATTGCCAAACTAAATGTGGCAACATCACAATCGACTACCCTTTTGGCATTTCTTCAGGTTGTTACTATCCCGGAGATGACAGTTTTAATCTCACCTGCGACGAGAAACAGAATCTCTACATAGGCAACAACACTGAAGTGAAAACTTTTAACCACAGTAGCCAGCTAAGTGTTATGTTTAACCGATTCTCTTTTTGCAACGACGAGCAGAGGAATAGTACTAATGAAACTCTCATCGGGTATCGGCTGGGTAGTAGTTTCTCTCTCTCGGCCACCAACAAGTTTTATTTAGTAGGCTGTAACGCTTTGGCACTTCTAAGCACTTTTGGCAAGCAAAATTACTCAACTGGATGCCTGTCATTATGCAATGCACCACCGGTGGAAAATGGAGAATGTAATGGTGTAGGTTGCTGCAGAACAGACGTTACTGTCCGGTCGGATAGCAATATATTCCAATATGGCTCAGATCGCTTCGTGAACCAATTTAATGCTTCCGAAGGTCAATTTAAAACTTCTGTATATCAGTTTAATCCTTGCACCTACGCATTTCTCGTTGAGAACGGTCAGTTTAACTTCAGTTCTTCGAAAGATCTGAAGAACCTCCGGAATCTCACGAGTTTCCCTGTGTCACTGGATTGGTCTATTGGAAACAAGACATGCAAGCAAGCAGGAAGCACAAGCATATGCCGTGAGAATAGTGGATGTATTGATTCTACTCGTGGAAAGGGTTATAACTGCAAATGCTTAGAAGGTTTTGATGGGAATCCATACCTTCCAAACGGTTGTCAAG ACATCAACGAGTGTACTACTAATAGCAGTACCCATAAACATAATTGTACGGATCCCAAAACCTGTAGACTCAAGGATGGTGGAGGCTTCTATTGCAAGTGCCCATCTGGTTACGACTTAACTGCCACTATGAACTCCACTATGAGCTGCACGAGGCCTGAATACTTAAGATGGACTCAAATTTTACTTG GAACCACCATCGGCTTCTTGGTCCTCCTGATTGCCGTTAGCTGTATACAACATACAACGAAGCACCGAAAGGAAACCAAGCTCCGACAACAATTCTTCGAGCAAAATGGCGGCGGCATGTTAATACATCGAATCTCAGTAGCAGGGTCATCAAATGTTGATGTCAAAATCTTTACCGAGGAAGGCATGAAGGAAGCAACCAATGGTTATGAAGAGAGCAGGATCCTGGGTCAGGGAGCCCAAGGAACAGTCTACAAAGGTATATTACCGGACAAATCCATCGTTGCTATAAAGAAAGCTCGGCTTGGAGACAGTAGCCAAGTAGAGCAGTTCATCAACGAAGTGCTAGTGCTTTCACAAATCAACCATAGGAACGTGGTCAAGCTCTTGGGGTGTTGTTTAGAGACTGAAGTTCCATTGTTAGTCTATGAGTTCATTCCCAGTGGGACTCTTTTCGATCACTTGCACGACTCCATTTTTAATTCTTCTCTAACATGGGAACACCGTCTGAGAATAGCCATAGAAGTTGCTGGAACTCTTGCATATCTTCACTCCTCTGCTTCTATTCCAATCATCCACCGAGATGTCAAGACTGCTAATATCCTACTAGATGATAACTTAACTGCAAAAGTAGCTGACTTTGGTGCTTCAAGGCTGATACCGATGGATAAAGAGCAGCTCACAACTATGGTGCAAGGCACTCTAGGTTACTTAGACCCAGAGTACTACACCACAGGGTTACTAAACGAAAAGAGCGATGTTTATAGCTTCGGGGTAGTCCTCATGGAACTGATCTCAGGTCAAAAGGCAATGTGCTTTGATCGGCCACAGCAGTCAAAACATCTGGTGAGTTACTTTGCTTCTGCCACGAAAGAGAATAGGTTGCATGAGGTTATTGATGGGAAAGTGATGAAGGAGGACAATCAGAGGGAAGAGATCAAGAAAGCTGCAAGAATTGCTGTTGAGTGTACAAGACTGATGGGAGAGGAAAGGCCAAGGAtgaaagaagtagctgcggagCTAGAGGCTTTGACAGTCAAAACAACCAAACATAAGTGGTCGAATGAACAGTTGATGAGTGGTCACATATTGTCTGCACAAGGCGATACCAGTAGCCGTGGTTATGACAGCATCAACAATGTAGCAAGGTTTGACATTGAAGCTGGCCGCTGA
- the LOC104756482 gene encoding wall-associated receptor kinase 5-like isoform X2: MSCKRKDFGWAMILLVTTIVFLVILLGVSFIQHKLRRRKDTELRQQFFEKNGGGMLIQRLSGAGPSNADVKIFTEEGMKEATNGYDESRILGQGGQGTVYKGILLDNSVVAIKKARLGDRSQVEQFINEVLVLSQINHRNVVKLLGCCLETEVPLLVYEFINSGTLFDHLHGSLFDSSLTWEHRLRIAVEVAGTLAYLHSSASIPIIHRDVKTANILLDDNLTAKVADFGASRLIPMDQEQLTTMVQGTLGYLDPEYYNTGLLNEKSDVYSFGVVLMELLSGQKALCFERLETSKHLVSYFVSAMKEDRLHEIIDGQVLNEYNEKEIQEATRIALECTRLMGEERPKMKEVAAELEALTVKTTKHKWSNQYTEENEQLIGGHILSAQGDTSSTGYDSIKNVAILDIEAGR; encoded by the exons ATGAGCTGCAAGCGTAAAGATTTTGGATGGGCTATGATTCTTCTTG TGACCACTATCGTCTTCTTGGTCATCCTTCTTGGCGTTAGTTTCATACAACATAAGCTGAGGCGCCGGAAAGACACAGAGCTGCGACAACAATTCTTTGAGAAAAATGGTGGTGGAATGTTGATACAGCGACTCTCAGGAGCAGGGCCATCAAATGCTGATGTTAAAATTTTTACTGAGGAAGGCATGAAGGAAGCAACTAATGGTTATGATGAAAGCAGAATCCTGGGTCAGGGAGGCCAGGGGACAGTCTACAAAGGTATATTGCTAGATAATTCTGTAGTTGCTATAAAGAAAGCTCGGCTAGGAGACCGTAGCCAAGTTGAGCAGTTCATCAATGAAGTGCTCGTGCTTTCACAAATCAACCATAGGAACGTGGTCAAGCTCTTGGGATGTTGTCTAGAGACAGAAGTTCCCTTGCTGGTCTACGAGTTCATTAACAGTGGCACTCTTTTCGATCACTTACACGGTTCTCTGTTTGATTCTTCTCTAACATGGGAACACCGTCTGAGGATAGCTGTAGAAGTCGCTGGAACTCTTGCTTATCTTCACTCCTCTGCTTCTATTCCAATCATCCACCGAGATGTCAAGACTGCCAATATCCTCCTGGATGATAACTTGACTGCAAAAGTGGCTGACTTTGGTGCATCAAGGTTGATACCGATGGACCAAGAGCAGCTCACAACAATGGTGCAAGGAACTCTCGGCTATTTAGACCCAGAATACTACAACACAGGGCTTCTGAACGAGAAGAGCGATGTTTACAGTTTTGGGGTAGTCCTCATGGAACTTCTCTCAGGTCAAAAGGCATTGTGCTTTGAACGGCTAGAGACCTCAAAACATCTAGTGAGTTACTTTGTCTCTGCCATGAAAGAGGATAGGTTGCATGAGATTATTGACGGCCAAGTGCTAAACGAGTATAATGAAAAGGAGATCCAGGAAGCTACAAGAATTGCTCTTGAGTGTACAAGACTTATGGGAGAGGAAAGGCCAAAGAtgaaagaagtagctgcggagCTAGAGGCCTTGACAGTCAAAACAACCAAACATAAGTGGTCGAATCAGTATACTGAGGAGAATGAACAATTGATTGGTGGTCACATCTTGTCTGCACAAGGCGATACCAGTAGCACTGGCTATGACAGCATCAAGAATGTAGCAATATTAGACATTGAAGCTGGCCGCTGA
- the LOC104756482 gene encoding wall-associated receptor kinase 5-like isoform X3, which translates to MIKVCSRLFLLVAIFSIAYTQLVKGQHQPRQNCQSKCGNFTIEYPFGISTGCHYPGDKSFKITCKKDKPNVRRNIEVKTFDHSGQLRVLLNRSTVCYDEEANIEVNSYRLKLDNFSLPPNNKFTVVGCNAWGLLRTFGVQNHSTGCLSLCDSPPAPHSKCNGAGCCRTDVSIPLDSNRLQTGSERFENMTSVKHFNPCTYAFLVENGMFNFSSKEDLKNLRGVKQFPVVLDWSIGNQTCEQAGSRNICGGNSTCFDSTRGKGYNCKCLDGFEGNPYTSDGCQDINECTTTSSILKHNCSDPKTCRNRDGGFECKCRSGYRLDKTTMSCKRKDFGWAMILLVTTIVFLVILLGISYIKQRLRRRKDTELRQQFFEKNGGGMLIQRLSGAGPSNIDVKIFTEQGMKEATNGYEESRILGQGGQGTVYKGILPDNSIIAIKKARLGDNSQVKQFINEVLVLSQINHRNVVKLLGCCLETEIPLLVYEFINSGTLYDHLHGAIYDSSLTWEHRLRIAIEVAGTLSYLHSSASIPIIHRDVKTANILLDEDLTAKVADFGASRLIPMDKEQLTTMVQGTLGYLDPEYYTTGLLNEKSDVYSFGVVLMELLSGQKALCFERLETSKHLVSYFVSAMKENRLHEIIDRQVMKEDNQREIHEAARVALECTRLMGEERPRMKDVAAVLEALRVKTTKHKWSDQYPKEVEHLLGVQNLSAQGDTSSIGYDSIKNVAILDIEAGR; encoded by the exons ATGATAAAGGTGTGTAGTCGTCTGTTCTTGTTGGTGGCTATCTTCTCCATTGCTTATACGCAGCTAGTGAAAGGGCAACATCAACCTCGACAAAATTGCCAATCTAAATGTGGTAATTTCACTATTGAGTACCCTTTTGGTATTTCTACAGGTTGTCACTATCCCGGAGATAAGAGTTTCAAAATCACCTGTAAGAAAGATAAACCAAATGTCAGACGCAACATTGAAGTGAAAACCTTTGATCACAGCGGCCAGCTACGCGTCCTGCTTAATCGATCTACTGTTTGCTACGACGAGGAAGCAAATATTGAAGTCAACTCCTACCGGCTTAAGCTGGATAATTTCTCTCTCCCCCCCAACAACAAGTTTACTGTAGTCGGCTGTAACGCTTGGGGGCTTCTGCGCACTTTTGGAGTGCAAAACCACTCAACTGGATGCTTGTCATTATGCGATTCTCCCCCGGCGCCACATAGTAAATGCAATGGTGCAGGTTGCTGCAGAACAGACGTCTCTATCCCGTTGGATAGCAATAGACTTCAAACTGGATCAGAGCGCTTCGAAAACATGACTTCTGTGAAGCACTTTAATCCTTGCACCTACGCTTTTCTCGTTGAAAATGGTATGTTTAACTTTAGTTCTAAAGAGGACCTTAAGAATCTGCGGGGTGTCAAGCAGTTCCCTGTGGTACTAGATTGGTCTATTGGGAACCAGACGTGTGAGCAAGCTGGAAGCAGAAACATATGTGGTGGGAACAGCACATGTTTTGATTCTACTCGTGGAAAGGGTTATAACTGCAAATGTTTAGACGGTTTTGAGGGGAATCCATACACTTCAGACGGTTGCCAAG ACATCAATGAGTGTACTACTACGAGTTCTATCCTCAAACATAATTGTTCGGATCCCAAAACCTGTAGAAACAGAGATGGAGGCTTTGAATGTAAGTGTCGATCTGGTTACCGCTTAGATAAAACCACTATGAGCTGCAAGCGTAAAGATTTTGGATGGGCTATGATTCTTCTTG TAACCACTATTGTCTTCTTGGTCATCCTACTTGGCATTAGTTACATAAAACAGAGGCTGAGGCGTCGGAAAGACACCGAGCTACGACAACAATTCTTCGAGAAAAATGGTGGTGGCATGTTAATACAGCGACTCTCAGGAGCAGGGCCATCAAATATTGATGTTAAAATCTTTACTGAGCAAGGCATGAAGGAAGCAACTAATGGTTATGAGGAGAGTAGAATACTGGGTCAGGGAGGCCAAGGAACAGTCTACAAAGGGATATTACCAGATAACTCCATAATTGCTATAAAGAAAGCTCGGCTTGGAGACAATAGCCAAGTAAAGCAGTTCATCAACGAAGTGCTCGTGCTTTCTCAAATTAACCACAGGAACGTGGTCAAACTATTAGGCTGCTGCCTAGAGACTGAAATACCCTTGTTGGTCTATGAGTTCATTAACAGTGGGACCCTTTACGATCACTTGCACGGTGCCATCTACGATTCTTCTCTTACATGGGAACACCGTCTAAGGATAGCAATAGAAGTCGCTGGAACTCTCTCATATCTGCACTCCTCTGCTTCTATTCCCATAATCCACCGCGATGTCAAGACTGCTAATATTCTCTTGGATGAAGACTTAACTGCAAAAGTAGCTGACTTTGGTGCGTCAAGGCTGATACCAATGGATAAAGAGCAGCTCACAACTATGGTGCAAGGCACTCTAGGTTACTTAGACCCAGAGTACTACACCACAGGGTTACTGAACGAGAAGAGCGATGTTTACAGTTTCGGAGTAGTCCTCATGGAACTGCTCTCAGGTCAAAAGGCATTGTGCTTTGAACGGCTAGAGACCTCAAAACATCTAGTGAGTTATTTTGTTTCTGCCATGAAAGAGAATAGGTTGCATGAGATTATTGACCGGCAAGTAATGAAGGAGGATAATCAGAGAGAGATCCATGAAGCTGCAAGAGTTGCTCTTGAGTGTACAAGACTTATGGGAGAGGAAAGGCCAAGGATGAAAGACGTAGCTGCAGTGCTAGAAGCCTTGAGAGTCAAAACAACCAAACATAAGTGGTCAGATCAGTATCCGAAGGAGGTTGAGCATTTGCTTGGTGTTCAAAACTTATCAGCGCAGGGTGATACCAGTAGCATCGGCTATGACAGCATCAAGAATGTAGCAATATTAGACATTGAAGCTGGCCGCTGA